In Ipomoea triloba cultivar NCNSP0323 chromosome 7, ASM357664v1, a single genomic region encodes these proteins:
- the LOC116025786 gene encoding probable RNA-dependent RNA polymerase 1, whose protein sequence is MGKTIQVFGFPELVSADVTKQCLEEHTGKETIFALQMKMTKGTNAKPFAIVQFKTEESAEQILDLANNRHKTLYYGESLLTAKKVETPIVEPRIYAHEIDTTPVCFGCQISEDRFCVLWRKANVGVKFGIGFKYVSLFLFYDNDQYKFLLSYEDIWRVTQHFPRGKNSKFLVIQLFAAPRIYKKTEPEDSVNTFYLEAPEDQWVRTRDFTQNCTIGQSTALCLQLPSNAYLPNFHHSFANYSETKTPFYLDDGSSFSSNSSLVPIVNPPSRLDLPFKIVFKISSLVQHGCIPGPALDEKFFQLLDPKRFEVERIEYALEKMQRLKDCCYDPAKLLTQEYNRFKQQRKKPARSMDEGIAYVRRVSVTPIRVYFFGPEANMSNRVLRQFREDIDRFLRVSFVDEDLEKMHSVDLCSRPSSAGDVSRTEIYKRILTTLENGIVIGDRKFEFLAFSSSQLRENSCWMFASRSGLTAADIRAWMGEFQNIKNVAKYAARLGQSFGSSRETSSVESYDLELIPDVELQKDDGTKYTFSDGIGKISAEFAKKVAEKCGLKKPPSAYQIRYGGYKGVVAVDPTSTRKLSLRKSMLKYESGNTKLDVLSWSKYQPCYLNRQIITLLSTLGISDEVFERKQREVVSQLDDMLTDPNKAQEFLELMPPGEHANVLIEMLRCGYKPNVEPFLSSMLQTVRGTKLQELRTKTRIFIPDGRSMMGCLDETGTLDYGEVFIQYSGAGRRHPHLTGVSRYNSDGIILGPVVVAKNPCYHPGDVRVLKAVDVRGLHHMVDCIVFPQKGNRPHPNECSGSDLDGDIYFVCWDPDLIPKRIVSPMDYTPAPVIQLDHDVTIQEIQKYFADYILNDNLGVISIAHVVFADKEPDMALSEPCLELARIFSVAVDFPKTGVPAEIPSHLRVKEYPDFLDKPGKPFYESKRVIGKLFRQVKDISANWSFISPFTLSVAKKSYDRAMEVDGFKDYIQEAFDYKTRFDEKLVSLMDYYGIKTEAELLTGRVNDPAARLYDRRRDGEAVILAVKSLRKEARSWFYDHHPRGGAGRGESSELRKKQRASAWYHVTYHHSFWGKYGEGRNHEHFISFPWCVYDVLIKIKMENPGSIWQSLNFTSFEWLCNIC, encoded by the exons atgggAAAGACAATTCAGGTGTTTGGGTTCCCAGAGCTGGTGTCTGCAGACGTAACCAAACAATGCCTAGAAGAGCACACAGGAAAGGAGACCATTTTCGCCTTGCAGATGAAGATGACCAAAGGAACGAATGCTAAACCGTTCGCCATCGTACAATTCAAAACGGAGGAGAGCGCGGAACAGATACTGGATTTAGCCAATAACCGACACAAAACGTTGTACTATGGCGAATCCTTGTTGACGGCTAAGAAAGTGGAAACTCCCATTGTGGAGCCAAGAATCTACGCCCACGAAATTGACACGACGCCTGTCTGCTTTGGGTGTCAGATCTCCGAGGACAGGTTTTGTGTGCTGTGGAGAAAGGCTAATGTCGGCGTGAAGTTCGGGATTGGGTTTAAGTATGTTTCTTTGTTCTTGTTTTATGACAATGATCAGTACAAGTTTCTGCTCTCGTATGAAGACATCTGGAGGGTCACGCAGCATTTTCCCCGGGGCAAGAATTCTAAGTTCCTCGTTATACAG TTGTTTGCAGCTCCAAGGATATATAAGAAGACTGAACCTGAAGACTCCGTGAACACGTTCTATCTGGAAGCTCCGGAAGATCAATGGGTTAGAACAAGAGATTTCACTCAAAATTGCACCATTGGACAATCCACCGCCTTGTGTTTGCAGCTTCCTTCAAATGCCTACCTTCCAAATTTTCACCACAGTTTTGCAAACTACAGCGAAACTAAGACTCCCTTCTATCTCGATGATGGTTCCTCGTTTTCATCCAACTCGTCTCTGGTTCCGATCGTGAATCCTCCGAGCAGACTGGATTTGCCGTTCAAAATAGTGTTCAAGATCAGCTCTCTGGTTCAGCACGGGTGCATTCCGGGGCCGGCGCTGGACGAGAAGTTCTTCCAGTTGCTTGATCCGAAGAGGTTTGAGGTTGAGCGGATCGAGTATGCGTTGGAGAAAATGCAGCGATTGAAGGATTGCTGTTACGATCCTGCGAAATTGTTGACGCAGGAGTACAACAGGTTTAAGCAGCAGCGGAAAAAGCCGGCGAGGAGCATGGACGAAGGGATTGCGTATGTCCGCCGAGTTTCGGTTACTCCTATTAGGGTTTATTTCTTCGGACCGGAGGCGAATATGTCCAATCGCGTATTGCGCCAGTTTCGCGAAGATATTGATCGCTTTCTCCGCGTCTCGTTCGTGGATGAGGATTTGGAGAAAATGCACTCGGTCGATCTGTGCTCGCGCCCGTCTTCCGCCGGCGACGTCTCCAGGACGGAGATTTATAAGAGGATTCTGACCACGCTTGAAAACGGCATCGTGATCGGAGACCGAAAGTTCGAGTTTCTGGCGTTTTCGTCCAGTCAATTGAGGGAAAATTCTTGTTGGATGTTTGCTTCGAGATCTGGACTTACTGCCGCCGATATCCGAGCATGGATGGGAGAGTTTCAGAACATAAAAAACGTGGCGAAATACGCCGCCAGACTCGGCCAATCCTTTGGTTCTTCCAGAGAAACTTCCAGCGTAGAAAGTTACGACCTCGAACTAATTCCAGATGTAGAGCTGCAGAAAGACGACGGCACAAAGTACACATTCTCCGACGGGATCGGGAAGATCTCCGCAGAATTCGCCAAAAAAGTCGCCGAAAAATGCGGACTGAAAAAACCGCCTTCCGCGTATCAAATCCGGTACGGCGGTTACAAAGGCGTCGTCGCAGTCGATCCAACTTCGACCAGGAAACTGTCCCTGCGAAAAAGCATGCTCAAATACGAATCCGGCAACACAAAGCTCGATGTTCTATCATGGAGCAAGTATCAGCCGTGTTACCTGAACCGGCAAATCATCACTCTCCTGTCTACGCTAGGGATCAGCGATGAAGTGTTCGAGCGGAAACAGAGGGAGGTTGTTAGCCAGCTGGACGATATGCTAACCGATCCGAACAAGGCGCAGGAGTTTCTGGAGCTGATGCCGCCGGGAGAGCACGCGAATGTGCTCATCGAGATGCTCCGGTGCGGTTACAAGCCGAACGTGGAGCCGTTCCTGTCCTCGATGTTGCAGACGGTCAGGGGAACGAAGTTGCAGGAGTTGAGGACGAAGACGAGGATATTTATCCCCGACGGGAGGTCGATGATGGGGTGCCTGGATGAAACGGGAACGCTGGATTACGGGGAGGTGTTTATTCAGTACTCCGGTGCCGGACGCCGACACCCTCATCTCACCGGCGTCTCTAGATACAACTCCGATGGCATCATTTTGGGACCCGTTGTCGTCGCTAAAAACCCATGCTATCATCCCGGCGATGTCCGTGTTCTCAAAGCCGTTGATGTCCGTGGCTTGCACCACATGGTTGACTGCATTGTGTTTCCACAAAAGGGTAATAG ACCACACCCAAACGAATGTTCTGGAAGTGATTTGGATGGGGATATTTACTTTGTTTGTTGGGACCCTGACCTTATTCCAAAGAGGATCGTATCACCCATGGATTATACACCTGCACCTGTAATACAGCTGGACCATGATGTTACCATACAG GAAATTCAAAAGTACTTCGCAGACTACATTCTAAACGACAATTTAGGCGTAATTTCGATCGCCCATGTGGTGTTTGCGGACAAAGAACCGGACATGGCGCTGAGTGAGCCCTGTTTAGAACTCGCTCGCATATTCTCGGTAGCAGTCGACTTCCCCAAGACCGGCGTTCCGGCTGAGATACCGTCCCACCTGCGCGTAAAGGAGTATCCGGATTTCTTGGACAAGCCCGGGAAGCCCTTCTACGAATCTAAGCGAGTTATTGGCAAGCTGTTCCGGCAAGTGAAGGATATCTCCGCCAACTGGAGCTTCATCAGCCCTTTTACCTTGAGCGTGGCCAAGAAATCCTACGATCGGGCCATGGAAGTCGACGGCTTCAAAGATTACATCCAGGAAGCTTTTGATTACAAAACCAG GTTTGATGAGAAGTTGGTAAGTCTGATGGATTACTACGGCATAAAAACGGAGGCCGAGCTACTGACGGGGCGCGTCAACGATCCGGCGGCGAGGTTATACGACCGGAGAAGGGACGGCGAGGCGGTGATTTTGGCGGTGAAGTCGCTGAGGAAGGAGGCACGGTCGTGGTTCTACGATCATCATCCGAGAGGCGGGGCGGGGAGAGGCGAATCGAGCGAATTGAGGAAGAAGCAGAGGGCGTCAGCATGGTATCATGTGACGTATCATCATTCTTTCTGGGGGAAGTACGGGGAGGGGAGGAATCATGAGCACTTCATAAGCTTCCCGTGGTGTGTGTATGATGTTCTGATTAAGATAAAGATGGAGAACCCGGGCAGTATATGGCAGAGCCTGAATTTCACTTCATTCGAATGGCTG
- the LOC116025926 gene encoding uncharacterized protein LOC116025926: protein MKLSSLSLPHHQFLSAPTPRSSAARVRMSLREDAPSVAIVGVTGAVGQEFLSVLSDRDFPYRSLKLLASKRSAGRGVAFEGKHYTVEELTEESFDGVDIALFSAGGSISKKFGPIAARKGAVVVDNSSAFRMDDGVPLVIPEVNADAMAHIKVGSGKGAIIANPNCSTIICLMAATPLHLRAKVKRMVVSTYQAASGAGAAAMEELVLQTREVLDGKEPTCNIFKQQYAFNLFSHNASIQSNGYNEEEMKLVKETRKIWNDKDVKVTATCIRIPVMRAHAESVNLQFEKPLDEETAKDILKNAPGIVVVDDRAANRFPTPLEVSNKDDVAVGRIRRDISQDGDYGLDIFVCGDQIRKGAALNAVQIAEKLL from the exons ATGAAGCTCTCATCTCTTTCTCTTCCCCACCACCAATTCCTCTCCGCCCCCACTCCCCGCTCCTCCGCCGCCCGCGTCCGCATGTCGCTTCGCGAGGACGCCCCCTCCGTGGCCATTGTCGGCGTCACCGGCGCCGTGGGCCAGGAGTTCCTCTCCGTCCTCTCCGACCGCGACTTCCCGTACCGCTCCCTCAAGCTCCTCGCCAGCAAGCGCTCCGCGGGGAGGGGCGTCGCCTTCGAAGGCAAGCACTACACCGTCGAAGAGCTCACCGAGGAAAGCTTTGACGGCGTCGACATTGCTCTGTTCAGCGCCGGCGGGTCTATCAGCAAGAAATTTGGCCCGATTGCGGCCCGGAAGGGGGCCGTTGTGGTGGATAACAGCTCGGCTTTTAGGATGGACGATGGCGTGCCGCTAGTGATCCCCGAGGTTAATGCGGACGCCATGGCGCATATTAAGGTTGGGTCTGGGAAGGGAGCGATCATTGCCAATCCCAATTGCTCCACCATTATTTGCTTAATGGCCGCCACACCGCTTCATCTCCGGGCTAAG GTTAAACGTATGGTTGTTAGCACATACCAGGCTGCCAGTGGGGCTGGTGCTGCAGCCATGGAAGAGCTTGTTCTGCAGACTCGTGAG GTCTTAGACGGGAAAGAACCAACCTGTAACATCTTTAAGCAGCAG TATGCTTTCAACCTATTCTCACATAATGCATCTATTCAATCAAATGGTTACAATGAAGAGGAGATGAAATTGGTAAAAGAGACGAGGAAAATATGG AACGACAAGGATGTTAAAGTGACAGCAACATGCATACGAATTCCAGTTATGCGTGCTCATGCCGAGAGTGTGAATCTTCAATTTGAGAAACCCCTGGATGAG GAGACGGCTAAGGATATTCTCAAGAATGCACCGGGCATAGTAGTCGTTGACGATCGTGCTGCAAACAGATTTCCCACGCCACTCGAAGTTTCCAACAAAGACGACGTTGCAGTTGGGAGGATACGACGTGACATTTCCCAAGACGGGGATTACGG GTTGGACATCTTCGTCTGTGGTGATCAAATACGCAAGGGAGCTGCCCTTAACGCGGTTCAAATTGCAGAGAAGCTGCTATAG